One Drosophila santomea strain STO CAGO 1482 chromosome X, Prin_Dsan_1.1, whole genome shotgun sequence DNA segment encodes these proteins:
- the LOC120455384 gene encoding general odorant-binding protein 19d — protein MSHLVPLSVLLVVGLLCLGATTAKPHEEINRDHAVELAKECKAETGATDEDVEQMMSHEMPERQEAKCLRACVMKKLQIMDESGKLNKEHAIEMVKVMSKNDAEKEDAPAEVVAKCEAIETPEDNCDAAFAFEGCIYEQMKEHGLELEDH, from the exons ATGTCGCATCTGGTTCCCCTGTCCGTCCTGCTCGTCGTGGGACTCCTCTGCCTGGGAGCCACCACCGCCAAGCCGCACgaggagatcaacagggacCATGCCGTCGAGCTGGCCAAGGAGTGCAAGGCCGAGACTGGAGCCACCGATG AGGATGTGGAGCAGATGATGAGCCACGAGATGCCCGAAAGGCAAGAGGCGAAGTGCCTGCGCGCCTGTGTGATGAAGAAGCTGCAGATC ATGGATGAGTCCGGCAAGCTGAACAAGGAGCACGCCATCGAGATGGTCAAGGTCATGAGCAAGAACGATGCGGAGAAGGAGGACGCTCCCGCCGAGGTGGTGGCCAAGTGCGAGGCCATCGAGACACCCGAGGATAA TTGCGACGCCGCTTTTGCCTTCGAAGGATGCATTTACGAGCAAATGAAGGAGCACGGACTCGAGCTGGAGGATCACTGA
- the LOC120455383 gene encoding serine/threonine-protein phosphatase 4 catalytic subunit, with the protein MSDYSDLDRQIEQLKRCEIIKENEVKALCAKAREILVEEGNVQRVDSPVTVCGDIHGQFYDLKELFKVGGDVPEKNYLFMGDFVDRGYYSVETFLLLLALKVRYPDRITLIRGNHESRQITQVYGFYDECLRKYGSTAVWRYCTEIFDYLSLSAIIDGKIFCVHGGLSPSIQYLDQIRSIDRKQEVPHDGPMCDLLWSDPEDQTGWGVSPRGAGYLFGSDVVSQFNRTNEIDMICRAHQLVMEGFKWHFNETVLTVWSAPNYCYRCGNVAAILELNEYLHRDFVIFEAAPQESRGIPSKKPQADYFL; encoded by the exons ATGTCCGACTACAGCGACCTGGACCGACAGATCGAGCAGCTAAAGCGCTGCGAGATCATCAAGGAGAACGAGGTGAAGGCCCTGTGTGCCAAGGCCCGCGAGATCCTGGTGGAGGAGGGCAACGTGCAGCGGGTGGACTCGCCAGTGACCGTGTGCGGCGACATCCACGGCCAGTTCTACGATCTGAAGGAGCTGTTCAAGGTTGGCGGCGATGTGCCCGAGAAGAACTACCTTTTCATGGGCGACTTCGTGGACCGCGGCTACTATAGCGTGGAGAcgtttctgctgctgctggcgctgaAGGTTCGCTATCCGGACCGCATCACGCTGATCCGGGGCAACCACGAGTCGCGTCAGATCACACAGGTGTACGGCTTCTACGACGAGTGCCTGCGCAAGTACGGATCGACGGCCGTGTGGCGGTACTGCACGGAGATTTTCGACTACCTCAGCCTCTCGGCGATCATCGACGGCAAGATATTCTGCGTGCACGGTGGCCTATCGCCGTCCATCCAGTACCTGGACCAGATCCGCAGCATCGACCGCAAACAGGAGGTGCCGCACGACGGGCCCATGTGTGACCTGCTCTGGAGTGATCCGGAGGACCAGACCGGCTGGGGCGTGTCGCCGCGTGGTGCTGGCTATCTCTTCGGCTCGGACGTGGTCTCTCAGTTCAATCGCACCAACGAGATCGACATGATTTGCCGTGCACACCAGTTGGTGATGGAGGGCTTTAAGTGGCACTTCAATGAAACCGTCCTGACCGTCTGGTCGGCACCCAATTACTGCTATCG CTGTGGCAATGTGGCTGCCATCCTGGAGCTGAACGAGTACCTGCACCGCGATTTCGTCATCTTTGAGGCGGCTCCGCAGGAGAGTCGCGGCATTCCCTCGAAGAAGCCTCAAGCGGACTACTTCCTCTAA